One part of the Patescibacteria group bacterium genome encodes these proteins:
- a CDS encoding cytidylate kinase family protein, producing MIISISGNHGSGKSTIAQMLADELSWPRYYMGGLRRQAARKMGLTLAEYNKLGESDPQTDLAVDKYQEELGRTKDNFIIEGRTSWYFIPHSLKIYLDVDDHEAAKRILQDVKQKSGQKSRNEADGLNSVEDVLRSLKERKRSDKKRYKKYFNINPYLKKHYDFYLDTSDLSLKQVFKAVLGFVRSHIDKK from the coding sequence ATGATAATTTCCATCAGTGGCAACCATGGTTCGGGTAAGAGTACGATCGCGCAAATGTTAGCCGATGAATTGTCCTGGCCGCGTTATTATATGGGTGGTCTGAGGCGGCAAGCAGCCAGAAAGATGGGGCTGACCTTAGCTGAGTATAACAAGCTAGGCGAAAGCGATCCCCAGACTGATCTGGCCGTAGATAAGTATCAGGAAGAGTTGGGGCGTACCAAGGACAATTTTATAATCGAGGGTCGGACTTCTTGGTATTTTATCCCTCACTCTCTTAAAATTTATTTAGATGTAGATGATCATGAGGCGGCTAAGCGCATTTTGCAAGATGTAAAGCAAAAAAGCGGGCAAAAATCACGCAACGAGGCGGATGGCTTAAATAGCGTCGAAGATGTTCTGCGGAGCTTGAAAGAAAGAAAAAGAAGCGATAAGAAGAGGTATAAGAAGTATTTCAATATCAATCCTTACCTGAAAAAACACTATGATTTTTATCTAGATACTAGCGATTTGAGCCTGAAACAGGTTTTTAAAGCTGTTTTAGGCTTTGTCCGGAGTCATATTGACAAGAAATGA
- a CDS encoding AAA family ATPase — MYLEKLEIQGFKSFAHKNKLVFPGIISGTKRGITAIVGPNGSGKSNVADAVRWVLGEQSLKTLRGKKSEDVIFSGSHQKHQLSFAEVSLYLNNSDKSFSFKVDNDNQNGQESNDSYINYSEIIITRRLYRNGDSEYLINNSRVRLLDIQMLLAKANFGQKTYSVIGQGMVENFLNTSAAERKDFFDEATGVKQFQIKRDYSLNKLENSYENLQQTDMLLNEIQPRLKSLTRQVEKLKKRDELEKELREKQLDYYSFFWKEINTKLEKINSDSLELEKTERGQKEKIEKLLADLNKIKNTSQHQETEGLRLDLEKLQGNKNQYIKQLARLQAEIELNLEAQGQFDLSWLNKKQAELILEIERADKELKLIQNAGPQENKELEAEYQKIQKDLSHLNQTLAERQRNSRDQAKNSQPSPGNELIKELLVELEEIRKENDLEKIRELIEKLRQSYISRLEKLENSEASDVLKEIQTIQAEIISISERKQELSEQISRYRWENDRQAERMTAAKKIKQQLEQDLLDIESKIKKSQQKVSVPQIQKEQKELEEKIKGINQEIENLEDQLRKIAAGQENEKKQLFELQKNLQNLQSDHSRIQLELNDLKINATRQETRLEDLENNIRNESLDLLAIKKHERNSIEFEADKAQKRINDLKNQLEQIGGIDPESEKEYEETRNRFEFLNTQTQDLKQAIDSLEKIIGELDVNIKNRFDKEFKIIEEKFNEYFKILFNGGNAKITKLSLSEQEKEENGGSEGGVEKTNEELKRVKLLKKYNATGLAGIEIQATPPGKKIQSVSMLSGGERALTAIALICAIISANPSPFVVLDEVDAALDESNSERLAKILDDLSNRTQFIVITHNRASMKKANILYGLTMNEGVSQLLSLKLDTEK; from the coding sequence ATGTATTTAGAAAAACTAGAAATCCAGGGTTTTAAGTCCTTCGCGCATAAAAACAAATTAGTTTTTCCGGGAATAATCAGTGGCACCAAAAGAGGCATAACCGCCATCGTCGGACCTAACGGCTCGGGCAAATCAAACGTTGCCGATGCGGTTCGCTGGGTCTTAGGAGAACAAAGCCTCAAGACTTTACGTGGTAAAAAAAGCGAAGACGTGATCTTTTCCGGGTCACATCAGAAACACCAGCTCAGTTTTGCCGAGGTATCATTATATTTGAACAATTCCGATAAATCATTCAGCTTCAAGGTTGATAACGATAATCAAAACGGCCAAGAATCCAATGATAGCTATATAAACTACTCAGAAATAATCATCACACGTCGCCTCTACCGTAACGGTGACAGCGAATACTTGATTAACAACAGTCGCGTCCGACTATTAGACATCCAGATGCTTTTAGCTAAGGCTAATTTTGGACAAAAGACATACAGCGTTATCGGCCAAGGGATGGTCGAAAACTTTCTCAATACCAGCGCGGCTGAGCGGAAAGATTTTTTTGATGAAGCGACTGGCGTCAAGCAATTTCAGATAAAACGCGACTATTCCTTGAATAAATTAGAAAATAGTTATGAAAACCTGCAGCAGACAGACATGTTGCTCAATGAAATCCAGCCTCGCCTGAAAAGCCTGACCAGACAGGTAGAAAAGTTAAAAAAGAGAGATGAGCTAGAAAAGGAATTGAGGGAAAAACAGCTCGATTACTATAGTTTTTTCTGGAAAGAAATAAATACCAAGTTGGAAAAAATAAATTCCGACTCTCTAGAATTAGAAAAAACTGAACGGGGGCAGAAGGAAAAGATCGAAAAACTCCTGGCGGATTTAAACAAAATTAAAAATACTAGCCAACATCAGGAAACCGAAGGCTTACGCTTGGATTTAGAAAAACTACAGGGTAATAAAAACCAATACATCAAACAGCTGGCTCGTCTGCAGGCGGAAATCGAACTTAATCTAGAAGCTCAGGGTCAGTTCGACCTTTCTTGGCTGAACAAAAAACAAGCCGAGCTGATTTTAGAGATAGAACGGGCTGATAAAGAATTAAAACTAATCCAAAATGCTGGCCCTCAAGAGAATAAAGAATTGGAAGCTGAATACCAAAAGATTCAAAAAGACTTAAGCCACCTAAACCAAACGCTAGCTGAGAGACAGCGTAATAGCCGAGACCAAGCAAAAAACAGCCAGCCAAGCCCGGGAAACGAACTGATCAAAGAACTACTAGTCGAACTAGAAGAAATCAGAAAAGAAAATGATTTAGAAAAAATAAGAGAATTAATAGAGAAACTGAGACAATCATACATTTCACGGCTGGAAAAGCTAGAAAATTCCGAGGCATCTGATGTCCTTAAGGAAATCCAGACTATCCAGGCGGAAATCATCTCGATCAGTGAAAGAAAACAAGAACTAAGTGAACAGATCAGCCGCTACCGCTGGGAAAACGACAGACAGGCAGAAAGAATGACCGCGGCCAAAAAAATCAAACAACAGCTAGAACAGGACTTATTGGATATAGAGAGTAAAATAAAAAAGAGCCAACAAAAAGTGTCTGTACCTCAGATCCAAAAAGAACAGAAAGAGCTGGAAGAAAAAATCAAAGGCATCAACCAAGAAATAGAAAATCTAGAAGATCAGCTAAGAAAAATCGCGGCTGGACAAGAAAATGAAAAAAAACAGTTATTCGAGCTCCAAAAAAACTTGCAGAATCTACAATCGGACCACAGCCGAATCCAATTAGAGCTAAACGATCTTAAAATTAACGCCACCCGGCAAGAAACCCGGCTAGAAGACCTGGAAAATAACATCCGTAATGAGAGCCTCGACCTTCTAGCCATAAAGAAACATGAAAGAAACTCCATTGAATTTGAAGCTGACAAAGCCCAAAAAAGAATCAATGACTTAAAAAATCAATTAGAGCAAATCGGCGGTATCGATCCAGAATCGGAAAAAGAATACGAAGAGACAAGGAACCGCTTTGAATTCTTAAATACCCAAACCCAGGATTTGAAACAAGCCATAGATTCTTTAGAAAAAATAATTGGCGAACTCGATGTTAATATTAAAAACCGTTTTGATAAAGAGTTTAAAATTATCGAAGAGAAATTCAACGAATACTTTAAGATCTTGTTTAATGGCGGCAATGCCAAAATCACCAAGCTCAGCCTAAGCGAACAAGAAAAAGAAGAAAACGGAGGCAGCGAAGGCGGGGTAGAGAAAACTAATGAAGAGCTAAAACGGGTAAAACTCCTTAAGAAATATAACGCCACCGGCTTAGCCGGAATTGAAATACAGGCGACTCCACCCGGAAAAAAGATCCAATCGGTTTCAATGCTTTCCGGAGGAGAAAGAGCCCTAACTGCTATCGCCTTAATTTGTGCCATCATTAGCGCTAATCCGTCGCCTTTTGTCGTCCTGGACGAAGTTGATGCCGCTTTAGACGAATCAAACTCGGAACGCCTGGCAAAAATCTTAGACGACCTCTCCAATCGCACCCAATTCATCGTTATCACCCATAACCGAGCTTCCATGAAAAAGGCCAATATCCTATACGGCCTGACCATGAATGAAGGCGTCAGTCAGCTACTGAGCTTAAAGCTAGATACGGAAAAATAA
- a CDS encoding extracellular solute-binding protein, translating to MTKKIFALFLLGTFIITSGFGCKTTDSKTKKAMEPITINYWRVFDGPDDFQDIIKEYQKLHPFVTINYRKLRYAEYENELINALAEDRGPDIFSIHNTWIKKYQNKIAPLPAEITMAYPVVTGSIKKEVINQLQTNKSLTAKDVRDRFVDVVGNDVILENNQIYGLPLSVDTLAMYYNRDLFNGAGIIEAPKYWNKTFQQNVKSLSKQDPKKEIIQSGVALGGSTNINRASDILSVLMMQNGAVMLDNNTVQFNLIPNKPGFKENNFNPGGDALKFYTDFANPGKEVYSWNEKLPNSLEMFTSGNLAIYFGYSYDLPTIKADAPKLNFSVSKLPQIEGNPDVNFANYWVETVSKKSKYINEAWDFIQFMTQEKQVKSYLDKTKRPTAIRALVPEQRENPELGVFADQVLTAKSWYRGLNPNIAENAILEMIDAAVRDKDSGRLMEALNDGAAKVQQSIN from the coding sequence ATGACCAAAAAAATTTTTGCCCTTTTTCTTCTTGGAACCTTCATCATCACCTCTGGCTTCGGCTGTAAGACGACTGACTCTAAAACTAAAAAGGCCATGGAGCCAATTACGATCAACTACTGGCGAGTATTCGATGGTCCTGATGATTTCCAAGATATTATAAAAGAATACCAAAAATTACATCCATTCGTAACTATCAACTACCGCAAGCTGCGCTACGCTGAATATGAAAATGAACTGATAAATGCTTTGGCTGAAGACCGTGGCCCGGATATTTTTTCTATTCACAACACCTGGATTAAAAAATATCAAAACAAGATTGCTCCTCTCCCCGCTGAAATAACGATGGCTTATCCAGTAGTTACAGGCTCAATCAAAAAAGAGGTTATCAACCAACTCCAAACCAATAAAAGCCTGACAGCTAAGGATGTCCGGGACAGATTCGTCGACGTAGTTGGCAATGATGTGATTTTAGAAAACAACCAAATCTACGGCCTACCTCTATCAGTCGACACCTTAGCCATGTATTACAACCGGGACTTATTCAACGGCGCCGGCATTATCGAAGCGCCCAAGTATTGGAATAAGACTTTCCAGCAAAATGTCAAAAGCCTCAGCAAACAAGATCCTAAAAAAGAGATCATCCAATCAGGCGTAGCGCTAGGCGGTTCCACTAACATCAACCGGGCTAGTGATATCCTCTCGGTCTTGATGATGCAGAATGGTGCCGTGATGCTCGATAACAACACCGTCCAATTTAACCTGATTCCTAACAAGCCGGGATTTAAAGAAAACAACTTCAATCCAGGAGGGGACGCTCTAAAATTCTATACCGACTTCGCTAACCCAGGCAAAGAGGTATATTCTTGGAACGAAAAACTGCCCAATTCTCTAGAGATGTTCACTAGCGGCAATTTAGCTATATATTTCGGTTATTCCTACGATCTGCCAACGATTAAGGCTGACGCGCCAAAACTTAATTTCTCGGTCTCCAAGCTGCCCCAGATAGAAGGCAATCCGGATGTAAATTTTGCTAATTACTGGGTAGAAACCGTATCGAAAAAGAGTAAATACATCAACGAAGCTTGGGATTTTATCCAATTTATGACCCAAGAAAAACAGGTAAAGTCATATCTGGATAAAACTAAAAGGCCAACCGCCATCAGAGCCTTGGTCCCAGAGCAAAGAGAAAACCCCGAACTGGGCGTATTTGCCGACCAAGTCTTAACAGCTAAAAGCTGGTATCGCGGCTTAAATCCGAATATAGCAGAGAATGCTATCCTAGAGATGATTGACGCGGCTGTTAGAGATAAGGACAGCGGCCGCCTAATGGAAGCCCTAAATGATGGCGCCGCCAAAGTCCAACAATCTATTAATTAG
- a CDS encoding helix-turn-helix domain-containing protein, whose amino-acid sequence MTPTFTPKKIINEENIGNKLQQARAFKGLSLSQVSEAIKIKTSYIEALEENNYQTLPSGLYRSSYLKKYAKFLGLDEKYLFAQQGPQFLEINKQDNPFSRPIIQKRKLLVFPKIIRNLLITIVILICLFYLGLYIKKIFFAPYLIISQPNKNLVQDSNRLEVIGQTEVEAEVRINNELVLNNKNGQFSQTLILKKGLNNIVIEAKKKYSRTQVVTRQILIP is encoded by the coding sequence ATGACCCCAACATTTACCCCCAAAAAAATAATCAACGAGGAAAATATCGGAAATAAGCTGCAACAAGCTAGAGCTTTTAAAGGCTTGAGCTTATCCCAAGTCAGCGAAGCGATAAAAATTAAAACCTCATACATCGAGGCCTTAGAGGAAAACAATTATCAAACGCTTCCCTCCGGCTTATACCGATCAAGTTATTTAAAGAAATATGCTAAATTCCTAGGATTAGATGAGAAATACTTATTCGCACAACAAGGCCCGCAATTTTTAGAAATAAACAAACAAGACAACCCCTTTTCCAGGCCAATTATCCAAAAAAGAAAATTACTAGTTTTTCCTAAAATAATTCGCAATCTCCTAATCACCATAGTCATCCTAATCTGTCTTTTCTACCTGGGCCTTTATATTAAAAAGATCTTCTTCGCTCCCTATCTCATAATATCCCAACCGAACAAGAATCTAGTCCAGGATTCCAACCGATTAGAGGTAATCGGCCAGACGGAGGTAGAAGCCGAGGTCAGAATCAATAATGAATTAGTCTTAAACAATAAAAATGGACAATTCTCTCAAACGCTCATCCTTAAGAAAGGCTTGAACAATATCGTTATCGAAGCCAAAAAAAAATATAGCCGCACCCAAGTCGTCACTAGACAAATTTTAATCCCTTAA
- a CDS encoding class I SAM-dependent methyltransferase, which produces MLQLSKTNPLIDIRYIIDRIGFEENDKVAELGCGSFGYFVYPIARLVGKNGRVYAVDILKTALEEIKRKAIQENLRQIETIWSNLEIFKATKIPSNSLDVVLLINVLSQSDKKAEIIREGTRLLKRNGKLVIIEWKSGGTSFGPILEKRLKIDSMKNAAGQLGLNLDKEFTAGPHHYGLILKKI; this is translated from the coding sequence ATGCTTCAACTAAGCAAAACAAATCCTTTGATAGACATCCGTTACATTATCGACCGCATCGGTTTTGAAGAAAACGACAAGGTGGCCGAGCTTGGCTGCGGCAGTTTTGGTTATTTCGTTTATCCTATCGCCCGCCTAGTTGGTAAAAATGGCCGGGTATATGCCGTCGATATCCTAAAAACCGCCCTAGAAGAAATCAAGAGAAAAGCCATCCAGGAAAACCTTAGACAAATAGAGACTATCTGGAGCAATCTAGAAATCTTCAAGGCTACTAAAATTCCCAGCAACTCACTGGATGTGGTTTTATTGATAAACGTGTTGAGTCAATCCGATAAGAAAGCGGAGATTATCAGGGAGGGCACGAGGCTCTTGAAAAGAAACGGGAAATTAGTTATTATCGAATGGAAAAGCGGTGGCACGTCTTTCGGGCCTATCCTGGAAAAGAGGCTAAAGATAGATTCTATGAAAAATGCAGCCGGACAGTTAGGCTTAAATCTAGATAAAGAATTCACCGCCGGGCCGCACCACTACGGCTTAATACTTAAAAAAATATGA